Within the Takifugu rubripes chromosome 8, fTakRub1.2, whole genome shotgun sequence genome, the region TCATAAAATGTAGAACTGATATCggtcttcttctctttctccaggTATGCGAACTGGTCAAGTTCATGATCGAACACTGTCGGCAGATTCTGGGAGAGGATCCTTCCTCACTGTATGGAGGACCACCCCCCCAACCTCCCCGGAGGAGACGGGATCAGGTAAAACCTGTCGGTCATGACTTTGTTCAAGCTCTTCTAAAAGGGAAACCTTTTGCTACAGCAGCAATCAtggctctctcctcctcagagtGGTTCTACCCGATGACCGACTCGTCCTACGACAGTCTAGAGAACGAGCtggaccacagcagcagctcccccaGCTTCTGCAACAGAAGACAGCTCAGAGCCGAAACGCTACGAGGCAGCCTGGATTCCATCCTCACGTTCAGCGACTGCGACCAGGACACCGACCCGGAGATCCTCCAGGCCCAACCCGACAGCGAGCCCAGGCTGAAGGTTCACCCGCTGGAAAGACACAGAGCCAGGAGGCTGAAGCCAGGCGTCTCTTACGTCAGCCGGGACACACAGACCGTAAACTCGGGGAGCAGAGAGCGCCGTTGCTCGGAGCCGGCCATAACGTATGTGGCCAAATTTAGGCCGTGCGCTTCAGGGATGGATGATGCCAATAGTGAAGAGCTTCCCAGTCAGCCTCCAAACCCCTGTGGCGAGACCAAGAAGGGAGGTGGGACGTCAGCAGGTCTGGAGGCaagctcctccagcctgtcctccatctcccctGACCCGACTCGCTCCTCCTTGGACTCTCCGGACTCCCTTGACAGCGACATCACCTGGGTGAGGAGACGGGGACTCTACATATCCAGGACAAATCTACCTTCTGCAAGCTCCACCACGAGCAATCCTCAACCCTCCGGCGCCCCCCCCGAGCACAGCTGCTGTCCTAAAGGCTCCCCACCAAAAGAACCACTCAACTGGGGGACCCTGAAAAGCTGCCAGAGCCTCCACCCAAACTCTTGGCTGAAGAAAGGCCGGAGACTGTCGCTAACCCAACAAGACAATTTGgcacaggaggaggacaaatCCGGGGTGAGTCGGACTAGGCCGCTCTTAACTGCACCTCTAATACCAATTTAACACTTCAGTCTTAAAGTAGAGCGATTACTGCTGCAGTGCACCTGAACGCACCGCGGTTCATCAACGTTAGCTGCTGCCCGACAGCCGCTTGTTTCTACATAACTCGGGAGCAAAACTGATTCTTTTTGTCTTAGTCTGTCCATCCACACTGATAAAACATGTATCCTTTATGCCTGGGATGaagagcctttttcttttttcctaacAACAGGGAGGACCCAGTCATAAGTCACTCACATTTGGGAAACACGCCTCAGAGAAAGGAAAAGCAGGCGAGAGGGGAGAacagcccgtgacctccaacaaCCGGCCTCAGCAGAAACCATCCAGCAGGGTGTCAAGAGCCGGAGCAGATGGCAGCCGTGCATGTCTGCTCCCGGGGAAGGACGGGCACAGCGACCAGCACCTGAAGCGGGGCCCCTTCAGCCCGCCGCCCCACCACCGCTCGACAGGGAGCCTCAGCTTTTCTAAACCATCCTGGTTCCATTCTTCAGAGTCGCTGCTGCCGAGCGAAAACCCCAGCAAGCacagcacaggaagtgaggagaAAAAGCCGAACCGGCCGTCGCCACCGTTATTTATGAAGGAAAGTAGTTCCCCTTTCACTTTGCTGAAGCAAAGCAAGCCAGCGGAGGAGCAGCGCAGCTCCAGGCTCTACCAGCGGAGGGGGTCAGAACCTGGGCGTCAGGTGATTGACAGGTCCTCTGGGGTCACGCGAGCGAGGCTGCCCAGCGACCCGGGGCTGAAGGTCACCGAGGTGGATATTGGTTCACAGGGGGAGAAACCCAAGGCCCGTTTCTGCCTCTCCCCATGTGCTACCAAGGCGGTGCGGGATTACTTCAGCTCCCACCCTGACAGTAACccacacagcagccagcaggtggcgctggcCCTGGTCGAGAGTCGCAGGGAATGGTTGAAGAGATGCAACGACCCCACGGCAGACGCGGACTTTGAGCAGCTTCTGTTTGCTGAAGAATCCTACGTTTGAGGCCAGCTGGTCAACAACATCATCGGAACACTTCACTGCTGATTTCAACATCAAAAGGTTTAAGGaaatttgttttctttaatgtttgaCCTCAACAATGCAGACGGCCAGATTTGAACCCATCATAGTTGCACATTTAAAGCGAGAGATGCACCAAATCTAACTGAAACTCTTGTTTGGATTTCAGATTTAGTCCTAATCTTAAGATTTAGTTAGAACGACCCAGTGTTGCCTTTGTCATCATTTGAATGATACAATGATATCTACAGAAACCGTTTTGACCTGATAAGTTAAAAAGGATTATTCAGCTTTTGTGAACATAGTTAAAAACGGACAAGCAAAATATTGTTTTTGTACTGTTCTAGTGTCTTTGCCTGGCCTGAGCATCCGCTTCCTTGGATAGGATATTGGTTTACTAAATGACAATACCTggaagtaaaaacacaacatttgtgcattagtttgatttaatttagAGGCTGATTAATTTCCGTTACATTTGGACTGCTTCTTGATTCATGGAGCCTAGCGTTGATaccttgttgtttttctgggtGCTGCTTTCCACATGTTTATAGTTTCACTCTTAAGTTGCCACATTAAGTAATTTAACGACAAATTAGCTGTGACTGAATCGGCAGCTCTTCAGTCACAGCCGGACCGACCCACATATCATAAAAACAAGTCTTGTCACAAACACTTGAAATGCCTCTttatatttattcttttatttcacattttaattaacATTTAGTAGTCTCACTTGACATTGATTTGAAATAACGTTCATCCTGTCCTAATATTTATGATTCCAGAAGTCAGCTGGGtacatttttttcctgcttaaATTTGGGTCAGAAATAGTCAAACCCCAAAAATAtgcatttataaataaaaagtttggtttaaaaaaaatctaagagTGTAATTATCTGTTTGGATAACTAGTGAGAGCACATGTACCTCAGAACATGTGAAGACCGATGGTATAATACGCAGTTAAAGTTTATCATGACATTGCTGTTTCCCCCTCTAATCCACACAGATGTGACCTAAATATACAATCACACCCTGACTATATGAATACAGAAATCAAAACAAGGTTAAACATATCTAGAAAAGATTAAATGTTGGTTCAACATCAACAGACAGTTCTGGCCACCCTAAACAATATGCTGAAGTGGTTGATATTAATTATGGTGGCAATTCAGTTGcatgtgagggggggggaaaagatacttaaaaaaaaggaatgtcTAAAAACTGGAGGTGTACAGCAGCGACATTCAGTAGGTTACAGGTATGGTTTGTAATGCCATACGCACTCTTTAGGCTTGAGGATTATACCAATGTATCAAAGGTTTGTCtttgtttaaatcacatttcACACGCCTGAATCTTGCTGAATCTTACTTTCTATGGAAGCTAGTTTTTGGCTTTTTGAGCATCATCGTGAAGGTTGGATGTAGTCGCCTGGGACTTGCTGTGGCAGCTGAGTGGAGACAGCTTTGCTGAAGACATTTACACCGCCCATCATCCCCGTGCACAGGTACCTTTAGGCCCAACTACACTGACTGTGTTCAAGTGTTCCCAGTCGAGATTATCCATCTTGGCTCTGTCGGGCATCTGCAACGCTCTCTGGGACCTTGGCCACTAATCCGTCCAGAGACTTCGACAGACAGACCTGGCAACCCAGACGGGATCTGAAGAGGAAGACGGCAGGGATGACATCAACATGTGGGAATAGCCTAAAGTTTGGTTGTGAAAAAAGACATTCTAAAAAGTCACTTTATAGTTATTGGGCTGTGTGTTGATAAGAAAAGCACTGTAATTTACCTTAAAACATATGTTCCAATTCAACAATGTACAAAAAAAGTTCCAGACTTTTGTGACCGTGAAGTGCTTTCTTTTATACATCTGTTGacttttgggttagggttaggactcaAGTTAGGAATAAAAATACGTGCATATAGCGGTTGAAATGTagcttttaaaattattttaaaacgaTGGTGGCAAAATTATATCAACATTTAAATGGCAAAAAAGTGTCCCAGAATTAGCTAAAAACTATTTCAGAAAATAGCACCTTTTTAGCCTCTCCTGTGAGAGAAATTGCAGACAAAAACCACTTTAAAAACGTGGAATGCAGCATCGGCTTTGGGGCGGCCAAAGATCCTCATCATTAGCAAACATTGGACTTACGAGGACCTTCATCCCCAACAAGTTAGATACTGGTTTTAGGAGGTGGACGGACCAAGGACTAAGCTATCAACACCAGCTAGTCAAGGACGACAATATCAAAACATTCCAACACTTGAAAAATGAATTTGACCTCCCCAGGACATATTTACAGTTGGGATCTTTTCAGAGTGAGGACAACTTACACGCCCATAGAGAGGCTCCACACAACACAAAGAAGTAATAGAAATTAAGTAGTAATGAatgaaaaggtgtgtttttgtatgttCCTTACGTGTCAGTCAAGCCGTAGGCCAAGTCTAGCATGTCCATTTCCTCATCTGTGATTCGGCCCAGCTTCTTGAAGACATCATCTTCAAAGATCAGATGGCATGTAGAGCAGGCCAATGTTCCCTCACATGCTCCTgttcagggaaaaaaatgagacaGGGTGAGGACAGATCTACCGGTATTAATGTAAGCTCATGAGACATGAGTGGCCAGAGGGATGGGGCCATCACACCAATCTAaactttataaaaaaaacaaaacaataaaaccgCCTTGTACTCAAATCTCTAGTGctgtcagaacagcagcaggaagccctAATTCTTTTGCTCTCAAGTGGCTACACCGAAAGTTCTCACTAAATGTTGCAAGGAGAACTTTTAGAGTCCAATTCAAACCTGCAAAATTGTTTCCATACCAAAGCCATCAATGTCCAGGTCCTCATTAATGACAACATCTAGCAATGACTCTCCGGGCGAGCCTTTCACCGTGATCTTGTCTCCATCTCTGTTGATGAAGTGCACCGTCACCTTGTCAGACCTGAAGATAGAGACAGCACATCACTGTACAACAGACTGCGACGATATGAATTATTCTAAAACAATAATGATCTTTGTTTTATCCTGCAAGATTTGATTCGACTCTAAAATGATCGACGCgactgccctcttgtggccaaCCGCAAAAATGCACCCGTAACACTAGTGAATTGATGTTTAACGTACTTTAATTGATTCCCAGAGTAGATgtgcacataaataaatattcacCATCAGGGGATTGCAGGAGTTATATTTCTCGGACAAAATATGCGATATCTAGTGCGCGCACAAGCTGTTTTTGATGTAGCCTTAAAAAATGCTTCATTTAAACCGAAtccagcagaaaataaaaccaaataagGCAGCAATGACTTATTTCTGCTTGACCACGCTACACCAAAGTCCGCCGCCACCCCTGTTTTAATATAACACTACAGAACAACGTGTACCAATTCTGTAATACTAGATGACTGTTGAGgcccaactaaaaaaaaaacaagaccaaAACATGCGTCAAAGTCTTCTTAAAGGCTGTATTTTCTTTCCAATTGAATTAACCGTGCCACCATTTCTGAAGTTCACACTTAACATTCACCTGCACATAGTGGCCAACAGTGTactgtttatatatatatatatatatatatatatatatatatatatatatatatatatatatatatatatatatatacatacacatacacacacacactatatactatatatatatatagtgtggGGGCCTTGGACGGGGTGGGGGCGCACAGGGACACGTGTGAGCAGTTTAAGGCCAGTTCAACACAACAAACCTTCAACCTGAGCTGCAGGACAGCGCTTCATTATCCTTCATTACCCTGCTTTAATCAAGGCCTTGTATCTGGGGAGAGATGGATCACTTAAGCCTCGTCTCCTCTTGGGAGTCAGGATAAAATAGCAAATTAGCATTCTGACTTTATTCCTTTTTGAATGATAAACCAGTGCACTGGTAATTCTCTCTCATATTCCAGTAAGCTGAATAAAATTTACACATCCACGTCCAAAGGGATCCCCTCCTGTTTAGTAATTAGTAATCCCCATCGCTTAATAGTAATTAAACTAAATTCAGCTTCCCTTAAATGTAACACATTAAAGGTCGCTGCACAATTGCTCCTCTGAAGCAAACAGAGTCAAAAAGTTGACGCTAACTTTCTGCCATGTCATAGTCCAGCACACCTGCATACATTTAACAAATGTGTGACTGTTTCATCCACTGACTTTACGAAACATCGGAGCAAAGTCGACCTACCTCAGCGGCTGGGAGCCGACTGTGAAACTTCTCTGACCCGTAATCCAGGCACCAAAAGTCGGCGTTGCTGCCGCCGCCCTCCAAGAATAGAACCCTAAGCTAGCGTGAGATAGCCGCCTGAGCGCTGCTACTAAAGCCATTTAGTAAAGACTCGGTGGACAAAATGAGAACAGACGAGTTCCAAAAGCCTCTTGAGCGGAGCTGTGCACGGACCCCGACAGGCGCTTGACCTAGCTCACGGAGACAGCTACTTAAGCTAGCTGTTTTTATCTGCCAAAGTCGCTCTGTCACTGTCACTCCTTCTGCATAACATACGGAAAGTGCTCGTCgtccccaaaaaaaaaaaaaagccacaggaCTCTTTGAAGGGGGGGGATCGAGTCAATCGCCTAAAACCACAAAGTAGATTTTATCTGTAGGGATAATGAACTATTGGAAAAGCGCTTTATTTCCTGGCTAACGCGAATGTTTAATAAGGCTGCAATGATACACTTCCGGTCGGGACATGGAATCTAAAGTCTCAATTTGGGTCAAAATGCTGAAAGGTCTAGAATTAAACACTTTTCACACTAGGAAACTCCAAATGTACATGGTGCGAAATCAACATGGGATTAAACCCGACTTCATTTGTTGCCCGGGAAGCGACGGTCATCCAATCTCTTTTAGtgatacttttattttgaaatgaaatgtaGACGTTTTCCGGCTGGATAATGACCAACTGCACACTTTCTTAATCACCGACAGAAAACGACCCTCTGTGCCCGTGCACGTGCTTCTGCAAACGAGCCAATCAGAGCGTCAATCGGGGGTGCGCGCTTGTTTCTTGTTACTGCATCAACCGGGGGGGCGGGATTCGAGGACATGTCACATTATTATTCTTATAGCTAACGAACTGTCCCGTCGTGTGTGCCAGTGATAAGAAAAGAACACACACGTTGGTCAGTGAGACCTGTACACTCAATAAGACCTCACAGAAAAGGAATAGAGGGTAAATAAGATTAGCTGTTATTTTGGcagacctcccccccccctctctcatccAGGAGATTTCAAAGTTGAAAATGGCTCCAAGTCACAAGTTTGGTGGGATTGTCATTCAGAGTCGTTCAGAGATAGTGACTGGGTGTGACAACATATTTGCAGAGAGACATCCTCGAGGGCAAGTTTTGACATTGACCCAGGGAGGTCACACCAGGTGACTGTGTCTTTAATGATCCCATGGTGGTCAGGGACTAAAGACTGGAAAATAACCAAATAAGAATTTCACAGGGTTCAAATCctcaaaaaaaccaaaaaagtaCCCACCAGTCTTTCCTACCTTCCTACCggattattaattattattattaatgattaATTCTTGGATTTCCTTGGATGGATGTAAAACCTACTGTACAgttaaaaacaagacaaaccaGTATGTTGTCATTGCCTCTATGACACAGTGACAATACAAATGTTGACGTACTGGGATCGAACTATGCTTGGTTAACCAGCCAACATCACCAGCGTGACAGAATAAACCCAACCTGCACCTTTCTTATTCCCATTCCCACGTTCAGATATTGGAGTTAATGGATAAATGCAACCAGGTCTTTCTGCTCTATTTCATCAAAGGTCAACTTGATAGACTGTTCTCAATTAGCTCTAACAATAATCACATTTCTATCAAACCTACTGGGGCAAAGTGCACCAAAAGTCAGTCATTAAATTAATATATAACCTTATTAAAGGATTGATTAGCAGGGTTGGGTTTATGGCCAGGGCAGTGCTATATTAGTGAGCATAATTTGGTCGGAAGGTTGCTCAGAGTTCCTCTCTCCTGTTTcaggtaagacacacacacacacacacacacaccctcttcaACACGAAGCCCCTCGCACGCTGAGTTAACGTCACCTGTGAAACGTTGCTTTGTTTTCTAGGATGTTCAGGATTGTGCTGCTCTTCTTGTTCCTGTCAGGTAAAACTTTATCTGGCTTCACTTTACACTGTGCCCCACGACTTACTGGCGTCATGATTTGGCAGAATATGAGGATAAGAGTATGGGTTCGTTCTCCAAGAATCTTAAGAATAGGAATCATTATTTGGCTTTTAAATGATATCATTTTGGAGAACATGTCACgcaaaatacattttcttcAAAATAATATTTGTCATCTGAACACACGTTTTATATAGAttgaataaaagaaaaccttGTTTCTCTGTCCATTTATACCAGAGGTATGTTACTGTCATGGCAACCGTGGTGTTTTCCTGTGGCACACCACATACTCATAACGAGCCTGTGCAGATGGTAGACTTCGACCGTTATTGATTTATTACTGTTGTACAAAAGTTGTGGCCTAAATATCATCATAGCGGTGATGCAATAGTTAATAAGTGATGCGGAAGGCCAGAGTTATTTATCTCTCAACTGATAAGTGTGTTTTTCTACAGCCGAGTATTCAAACATGCTTCCATAAACATTCCATCAGTGCTGAAACATTCCAGTCTGTTCTCAGTCCAAGTGCTCCGTTAAACCTTCTCACCCTGTTGCTCTCTCAGGTCTCCAGGCTGCCCCACTTGCAGTCTTACCCAAGGCCTCTTTAAGCCTCCCTGATGGACTTCAACAGGATGCCACACACCCTGACGTCTATGAAACAGCTGCTGATGGCTTCCGACAAGGTACTGAGCCTTCCAGGAGACTCCTTGTCGACCTCAACACTGGCCTGGTGAAAGAACACATCGGCGACATGAACAGGAGGGGTATGAGTGTAATCCCGCTTTACGAAGTAATGTTCATTCGGCCTGTTGTGTCATCATATTAACACCTTTTTGCAAGATGTAAAGTCTGAAGTTTAGTTCTTTTCCCTTCTAAGCTTTCATCCGCCCAAGTGATGGAAAGGCAGTGATGGAACAGCGGCTAGCAGATGACGGTAAGACAAGCCTCACACATTCCAATCATTAATAAATAGAAACACATTTGTATACATTAATTGGAATAACATTTGTTACCTCATCGTCCACTTTGAAATAGAATAATGCTAATTAACAGTCAAATTAATGTCATTCACACCAGCCTGCAGTGTAGTCTGAGAGAAAACTATGATGCAATAATTAAACCTGAACACTTTGAAATTGTTCACATGGAGAAATTTTTGCTGGTAA harbors:
- the LOC101071582 gene encoding adrenodoxin, mitochondrial, with the translated sequence MALVAALRRLSHASLGFYSWRAAAATPTFGAWITGQRSFTVGSQPLRSDKVTVHFINRDGDKITVKGSPGESLLDVVINEDLDIDGFGACEGTLACSTCHLIFEDDVFKKLGRITDEEMDMLDLAYGLTDTSRLGCQVCLSKSLDGLVAKVPESVADARQSQDG
- the LOC101078536 gene encoding uncharacterized protein isoform X2; protein product: MRTGQVHDRTLSADSGRGSFLTVWRTTPPTSPEETGSEWFYPMTDSSYDSLENELDHSSSSPSFCNRRQLRAETLRGSLDSILTFSDCDQDTDPEILQAQPDSEPRLKVHPLERHRARRLKPGVSYVSRDTQTVNSGSRERRCSEPAITYVAKFRPCASGMDDANSEELPSQPPNPCGETKKGGGTSAGLEASSSSLSSISPDPTRSSLDSPDSLDSDITWVRRRGLYISRTNLPSASSTTSNPQPSGAPPEHSCCPKGSPPKEPLNWGTLKSCQSLHPNSWLKKGRRLSLTQQDNLAQEEDKSGGGPSHKSLTFGKHASEKGKAGERGEQPVTSNNRPQQKPSSRVSRAGADGSRACLLPGKDGHSDQHLKRGPFSPPPHHRSTGSLSFSKPSWFHSSESLLPSENPSKHSTGSEEKKPNRPSPPLFMKESSSPFTLLKQSKPAEEQRSSRLYQRRGSEPGRQVIDRSSGVTRARLPSDPGLKVTEVDIGSQGEKPKARFCLSPCATKAVRDYFSSHPDSNPHSSQQVALALVESRREWLKRCNDPTADADFEQLLFAEESYV